The DNA sequence GCCGCCCGCGCGTCCCTGGGTGTTGGAGGGCGGGCTCGTGTCCGTGGCTTCCCGTGGGGCGCAGCCCACGTGACGCCCtcttgccccccccacccccctgctcacCTCCTGCAGGTGGGCGGGCTCCCGGGGGCAGCCCCGCTGCGGCCTCGTCGGAATTTccctgaggggggtgggggggtgaaacTTGAAAACGGTTTCCAAAGAGAAAGGGATTTTGTTGTTACGTTTTCCCCTTATCAGAAAAGACATGATTGCTTTACCCCGAGTAAGAGTgactttaatgtttatttttacagtttaGGAATTCCGCGCTGTAGGAGCAAACCTTCAGGATGCCCATTCTCGTCGTACGTCCTGTTCTCTGGGGGCGCGAGCCGTGTCCGTGCGACACGGTGCCGGCCCTGCGGTGAGGAACGTGCCGTCCGTCTGAGCCGTCCTCAGGGCCCGGGGGTCGGGCAGCTGCTGCCTGGGTTGTTACCGCAGCTCCGGATTCGGGGTCGAAGGGAAAGGAGGGCGCGAGGCCGCTGACTCTGCCCGAGGTGCTTGGGGCGCAGGGGCCTGCCGGCCGTTCCCTGGGCGGGCCGCGGAGCGCTGGAGgcctggtggggggcaggggggcacgCGGGGCAGGCTGGCCTCCCCCTACTGCTGAATGTTGAGCTTGAATTCCACTTTCCCTTCATAGGGGTCGTGGGGGTTGTCGAAGGTCACATGGTCGGCCAGGATCTTGCACACGACGAGGACCTCCGTGTTTCTGGGGACATTGAGCAGCTTGGCGGCGACCAGAGGGTTGCTGTAGTGGGGCTGGAGCCGTGCGGGGGGACGGAGGAGGGCCTCGTGAGGAGCGGCTCGACGGGGCCAGTCGGGAGCAGAGCCGGGGCGCCTGCCTGCGCGGCCCGCGCGGGGCCCGTGTGGAGACGCGCAGTCCCCCCTGAGGGACGAGGGTCCCCATCTGGGCTCGGGGGATAACACCAGGGACGCGTCAAGTGCAAATTATATTGGATGAAaattaccataaaaataaaaattgggagaTTTGCAGGCTGTGCTTTAACGTGGACGTACGGTTGTCTGAAAGGGTTGGGGAAACTCTGGGAACCTGGAACCATTAGGTTCGGTACCGGTGTTTCGCACGGGAGCTGTGTTTTCAGGCAGGGAGACGCCCAGAGGGCCGCACGGTCCCCCTGGTCCCCTGGTGTAACGGGAGTGTCACGGGCCTGCCTTTGCCCTTCAGTCTGGGACACGTGTGCGGCGGTTGTCGGAGAACCGAGACACGGCCTACCTGCGCCTTCCTGCCGTAGTAGGGGAAGTAGTGGAGGCTGAAGGTGCCGTTGGGTGGGTAGTACTCCACCTGGAGGGGCCGGGCGTCCTCGTGCGGGTCCTGGGGGCGGAGAGGCCGGTGCCTCAGTGAAGCAGGCTCTGGGCGTCTGCGTGCGCGTGCGTGCGTCTGCCTGTGTGCGTGCGTCTGCCTGTGTCtgcctgtgtgcgtgtgtctgtgtgtgcgtgcatgtgcgtgtgtctGCGTGCGTGTCtgcctgtgtgcgtgtgtctgcctgtgtgtgcgtgcgtctgcatgcatgtgcgtgtgtcTGCGTGCGTGTGTCTgcctgtgtgcgtgtgcgtgcgtctGCCTGTGTGCGTGCGTCTGCCTGTGTCTgcctgtgtgcgtgtgcgtgcgtctGCCTGTGTGCGTGCGTCTGCGTGCATGCGTCTGCCTGTGTGCGTGCGTCTGCCTGTGTCtgcctgtgtgcgtgtgtctgtgtgtgcgtgcatgtgcgtgtgtctGCGTGCGTGTGTCTGCCTGTGTCtgcctgtgtgcgtgtgtctgtgtgtgcgtgcatgtgcgtgtgtctGCGTGCGTGTGTCtgcctgtgtgcgtgtgtctgcctgtgtgtgcgtgcgtctgcatgcatgtgcgtgtgtcTGCGTGCGTGTGTCTgcctgtgtgcgtgtgcatgcgtctgcctgtgtgcgtgtgtctgtgtgtgtctgcctgtgtgtgtgtgtctgcgtgcgtgtgcgtgtgtctgcgtgtgtgagCTGCCTGGCAGGTGGCCGGAGCTCAGCAGAACGTGGACAGAGGACACCTTGTGTCTGTTCAAAGCTCAGGTCAGCAGTTGTGGGCGGTCCCAGAGACACAGCCTCACCCCACAGCGAGGCAGGCGCGGGGGGTTGGGCGCTGCGGagcccccgggggggggggagaccaGCCTCGGAAGAGACTCAGTGGAGACATGCTTGTTTTGGGGGGCTCGTGCTTTAAAACCAGTTTTGAGAAAAACTGGAGGGAATTACTGCTGAGTCTTAGTGGGTTTTTCCAAACTGGCACCGAACACTCCGAACGGTGTGAGAGCGGACGCTGTCCCAGATGCGTCCTGGGCTGGACGGTGACGGAGATCGCTTTCCTCACGGGTTTTAGTCCCTGCAGTGctgctcggggtggggggtggggcgcgcGACTTTGGGCGGCCGCGGGGAGCCGGGGGCCGCGGGGAGCCGGGGGCGACTGGCTCTGGTGAGACCACACACTCACCAGGAGGGCGCAGTCCGCCCTGGGCGCCGTGCCGTTGCTGGGCAGGAAGTTCACGATCTGGAAGGAAGAGGCGTCCGTGTGGCTCCTGCCAGCTGCGTGCACGAGCGGCCAGAACCTGCCCCACGCGGTGGTCTCGGCTGCCGGCTCACGGCAGCGCTGGACCGGGGGTCTGAGCCGTGGCTGGCGCGCTCTGGTGCTCCGCGGTGCCTGTGACGGGTCCCCTGGGTGCCCGCCTGTGCTGCCCCGTGCAGACTCTCAGCCTCCCGCGTCCCGGCCTGCGCCCTCCCCACAGTTCTGCCCTGGTGCGCATGGCTCCCTCCGCCAGCAGCGTCGCGACCGCGGGGACCCTGGAGGGTGCCGTCCAGATGCTTCCCCAAGTGTCTCAGGAAGGAGATTGTGCCGCATGCCTGCTGGCCGACACGGAGCAGAGACCCCCGGCCCTCTTGCCCTGTTGGCTTCCAGTGGCCTCCATGGCTGGAGGGACCATGCTGCCCTGTGGTTCACTGGCACCGGCCGTGCAGCCTCCCTCGTGCCCGGCAGAGGGTCCCTGGCCCGGATGGGGAGCTAGTGCTCGACTTGGCTCCCAGCCATTCTCGTGGCACCGGACGTGGCCCGGCTGCTGGTGAGCTGTGTATGCACGCGGCCGCCCTCAGCAGCCCCGACCAGCTCGGTCAGCTCCCAAGCCAGCACAAAGGGCCCAGCATGCCTAGCGGAGGAGCAGGGCGGGAGGGGCTGTGGCGCGTGTCCCAGCCCTACCAGCCTGGTCCCTGTGCTGGGGTGCACGGGGTCACACGAGGGCCGGGCACCCAGGCCCCTCCAGGCCACAGCGGGGTCTGGGGTCTGTAGCCCCGCCGTATGCTCACCCTGTTCATCTTAATGATGAAGCACGGCTTTCCTTCCGCGAAGCCGAAGCTGGGGTCCGTCCGACCTGAGCAGTTTTGGAGCATGTCCGCTGTGAACTTGCAGGAGAACTTGGTGTGGTTTGGGGCCTGGAAGCTTTCCTGGAAGAAGTACTTCTCGGAGGTGCAGTTGATGTTGTCCTCCTGGGAAGCTGGCGAGTAGCCTGCCAGGACAGACGAGCCCGTGGGTGCCGACCTCCAGCCACAGCCACCTGGTGTGGTGCCGCTGGCGGGAGCGTGGGGAAGCCCGTACCCTCCCTGAGATGGTCTCagaagagggagagcagaggtggGAAGCGTGTTAAACGTCACCTGCCAGGAAGTCGTGGAGCGTGCGCACGAGGTGCACCCAGGTCCTGTTGTCAGAGACGTTGTAGGAAATGTCCAGGCCTTTCTCCCCGTAGACATCGGGCCTCAAGGTCACCCCTGGAGGGAGAGCACCACACATCCTACTCCGTTCCCCCCAAGGTGCTGGTCACATCCCAGCCACGTGCTGCGGAAATGGCCCGGCCCGGTGGCCAAGCGTGGGCTGCTATGGTCCTGGACAGTCCTGGGTCCTCAAGAGCCCCTGGGCAAGGAGGCTGTGGCCAAGTGTCCCGCAGCAGGAGCTCAGCAGGGACCCGCCCGCCCGGGAACCTAACCGCGAATTAACATCTGACACTTCACTGGTTTCGGTCATGTCTGAGAGCACTCAGAAGCCGTGTTAACCGTACGAGAAAAGGAGCGCACGTGTGGCATCGGGACCTTTGCTCGGCTGCTGGGCAGCCTCGCTTGTGTTCACTTGAAGACGCGCAAACCGGCGTCACAGATCGGTAGGCGGGTCCTCGCGCTCGGGTCCTACTTGACTGCCATTTCCCAGCACCCTTGTCCTCAGGCTCAGCTCCCCCCGTCCACGGGGACCGTCGTGTTTGGCCGTGTGCACGTTCCGCAGCTCAGGAAGCCAGTCCCGTTGACGGGACTTGCTGAACAGCCGGCCAGCGCTCTCTCGTTCCGCGGATGCTGGGGGAGTAACACCTGCGCGTGGCTGGAAGGGATCTGACCAAGGAGAGAGCTGCCGCCGCTCACAAGCGCCCACCCCACGCGTGCACCGCCACAGCCCCTCCCCGTGGGCTCACGGCTGGCTCACCGCGTCAGGGGCGGCTGtcgccctctctgggcctcccggGGCCCTCCCACCCACTGGGCTTTGGACAGGTCACGTTACAGTGTATCCGGAGGTTTGTAACGTAGTGTGTTCTGCTCTTAAACCAGGTGAAACCCTCAAGGCTATCCGTTAGTTGTCCCTAGAAATGACCTCCAACGAGGCACTGGGGTGTGTGATCACTGATCAAGGGGTTCACGGGAGAGCCCAGCAGAAGAGCTGGACCGGCCGAGGGAGACACGCCCACCCCGGCTCCGGGGCCCGCGCCTGCCACCTCCCAGAGACGTGCATTCTGGCCTCTCCTGGGGAAGTGTGGGGCTGCGGTGGGCACCCCTTTGGTTCTTGCTCCCTCAGGACGCATCCAGGACGTGCAGGTGGCGAGCACCCGGGTAACTGTGCTGCAGAGCCCGTTTCTTCCTGGATTTTGcggcctgtcccccaccccagctcacgCCTGCCCGTTCTCGTTTGGTTTGTGCAGACAGCTGGGCTAAACCACCTTCTCCACGGCCTGGAGTGCCACCTCTCTGTCCCAGGCCTTGGAGTCCTGTTGTCACCAGTGACCTCCTCTCCTCTCGGGCTGACTCTGGGGAGCGCCTGCTCTGCCCTCGGACGGGCCGCCCTTCGAGAAATGCGTGCTCTGAAGAGCCTGTGGTCCTGGAAGTGGTCCTCCCGGAGGGGGAACGTCCATATTGAGGGGTGCCCTTTCCTCCCCACAGACTCTCCGTCCCCCGCCCCTCGCTGTCTCGTCCGCCTTCCCAGACGTGTCCTGTGTGTCATCCGCATAGCAGGTGAGTGAGGTAAAGACCGTCTCCACACCAAAtctgttttaataattaaaactaaaccaagtcaggggcacctgggtggctcagtgggttaagcctctgccttcggctcaggtcatgatcccagggtcctgggatcgagccccgcatcgggctctctgctcagcggggagcctgctttcccctctctctccgcctgcctctctgcctccttgtgatctctgtctgtcaagtaaacaaataaatctttaaaaaaaaacaaaaactaaaccaaATCAGACTGTAGTCTGGGGTCACCATCTTCAAAGGAAGCTGAGGGGCTGTCTGCACTCGGGTGTGCCCCTCCAGAACCTTGGGGCCACCAGCAGGAAAGGCCCGTCCAGGCTGCCCCCCGGCGTTCGTCCTGGAGGACTCAGCATTGCCCGGACGCGTGGGGTCCCGGTGCCCCGGTGCCAGCCACGGGCCCTGTTACCTGGTGACTTGAGCTGGTCTTGGTAGTCGGGCGTGTACGGGTCGAGCGTGCACATCAGCGTGTAAATGCACAGGGCGAAGATTCCGGTCATCACCACGTAGAAACCCACGTAATAGAGGCTGATCCAcactgtggggagagggaggaggcctgTGACCCAGGCGGACACGGCTTCTCCGTCGGAAGGAAGAACCCAGTGGTGTTTGTGGCGCCTTCACACACAGTGCTGTCCGCCATCACTTTCGTCAAGTTCCGGAACGTTCTCACCCAGGAGATGCTACGTACCCCTTAACTTAAAGGTCCTTTAAAACCAAAAGCTTTAGGAACTCAGCTTTAAAATGGCTTTTCTCCAATCTAAGGCTGAACCTTTGGGGCTGTCCCTCAGATGTTCCCTCTTTGTAGATGTCTGCTGTCCGTGGGGATTAGAGATGAAATGGCCTTTTGGGGTCATCTGGTGAGGGAGGGGCGGCCTGGCCAGAAGCCCTGGCAGGGCCCGGGTCCTGGGCGCCTGGACTGCTGGTGGGTGGTCCCGTGCATGTCCTCAGAGCACCGCCCCCCATCCCCCGCTCTGCCTGCCGTCCCTGCTGTCCCTGCTGTCCCCCGCCGTCCCCTGCCGTCCCTGCTGTCACCAGCTGCACCCCACCATCCCCCGTCATCCCCGTCTCTGCTGTCCCCActtgcccctgccctccccactgtccCTGCTGTCCCTCTCTGTACCCTGCCATCCCCTGCCATCCCCCACAGTCTCTGCTGTCCCCACTGTCCTGCGGTGTCCCCCGCCATCCCCCCCCGCCATCCCACACCCCTTGGCCGGCACGTACCCCACC is a window from the Neovison vison isolate M4711 chromosome 5, ASM_NN_V1, whole genome shotgun sequence genome containing:
- the ATP4B gene encoding potassium-transporting ATPase subunit beta encodes the protein MAALQEKKSCSQRMEEFQRYCWNPDTGQMLGRTLSRWVWISLYYVGFYVVMTGIFALCIYTLMCTLDPYTPDYQDQLKSPGVTLRPDVYGEKGLDISYNVSDNRTWVHLVRTLHDFLAGYSPASQEDNINCTSEKYFFQESFQAPNHTKFSCKFTADMLQNCSGRTDPSFGFAEGKPCFIIKMNRIVNFLPSNGTAPRADCALLDPHEDARPLQVEYYPPNGTFSLHYFPYYGRKAQPHYSNPLVAAKLLNVPRNTEVLVVCKILADHVTFDNPHDPYEGKVEFKLNIQQ